A genomic segment from Rahnella aceris encodes:
- a CDS encoding protein YbgS: MKKLAIMLLTATMALTTGAAYAAGESSASDNNGQANQSGSPGSIQKIAPKSVSNDQINNTSKPVNEVNTKTDTTTHHMSKDKQHKKTMCKDGRCPNQTPGTTPSKETGN; encoded by the coding sequence ATGAAAAAGCTCGCAATCATGTTACTGACCGCAACCATGGCGCTGACCACCGGCGCTGCTTATGCTGCCGGCGAATCCTCAGCCAGCGATAACAATGGCCAGGCAAATCAGTCCGGCTCGCCGGGTTCAATTCAGAAAATTGCGCCAAAAAGTGTGAGCAACGATCAGATCAACAATACCAGTAAACCGGTGAATGAAGTGAATACCAAAACGGATACCACTACGCATCACATGAGCAAAGACAAACAGCATAAGAAAACCATGTGCAAAGATGGCCGTTGTCCGAATCAGACCCCGGGCACAACACCGTCGAAAGAAACCGGTAACTAA
- the nadA gene encoding quinolinate synthase NadA — protein sequence MSETLDLNATVYPFPPKPAVLTADEKTFYKEKIRKLLKERDAVMVAHYYTDPEIQALAEETGGIVADSLEMARFGSQHPASTLLVAGVRFMGETAKILSPEKTVLMPTLNAECSLDLGCPEQAFSDFCDQHPDRTVVVYANTSAAVKARADWVVTSSIAVELIEHLDSLGEKIIWAPDRHLGNYVRKQTGADVLCWQGACIVHDEFKTQALTRMKGLYPNAAVLVHPESPQAIVDMADAVGSTSQLIQAAKTLPQKQLIVATDRGIFYKMQQACPDKELFEAPTAGEGASCRTCAHCPWMAMNGLKAIAEGLEHGGTEHAIEVEEALRVKSLIPLNRMLDFAAQLRLRTQAKAL from the coding sequence ATGAGCGAAACATTGGATCTGAATGCGACGGTTTATCCTTTCCCTCCGAAACCCGCCGTGCTGACTGCAGATGAAAAGACCTTCTATAAAGAGAAGATCAGAAAACTGCTGAAGGAACGTGATGCCGTGATGGTGGCGCATTATTACACCGATCCTGAAATTCAGGCGCTCGCTGAAGAAACCGGTGGTATTGTCGCGGATTCTTTAGAGATGGCGCGTTTTGGCAGCCAGCATCCTGCTTCGACCCTGCTTGTCGCGGGTGTGCGCTTCATGGGAGAAACGGCCAAAATCCTCAGCCCGGAAAAAACCGTGCTGATGCCAACCCTCAACGCTGAATGTTCTTTGGATCTGGGCTGCCCGGAGCAAGCTTTCTCAGATTTTTGCGACCAGCACCCCGACCGCACCGTTGTGGTCTACGCTAATACCTCAGCAGCAGTAAAAGCCAGAGCCGACTGGGTCGTGACCTCAAGCATTGCGGTTGAGCTGATTGAACATCTCGATAGTCTGGGTGAAAAAATAATCTGGGCACCTGACCGGCACCTCGGAAATTACGTCCGTAAGCAGACGGGGGCAGACGTCTTGTGCTGGCAGGGCGCCTGTATCGTCCATGACGAGTTTAAAACACAGGCCCTGACCCGAATGAAAGGCTTGTATCCGAACGCCGCTGTTCTGGTGCATCCGGAGTCTCCTCAGGCGATCGTTGATATGGCTGATGCGGTCGGTTCTACCAGTCAGCTTATTCAGGCGGCAAAAACGTTGCCTCAGAAGCAACTGATCGTCGCCACTGACCGTGGTATTTTTTACAAAATGCAGCAGGCGTGCCCGGACAAAGAATTGTTTGAAGCGCCGACGGCGGGTGAGGGCGCAAGTTGCCGTACCTGCGCACATTGTCCGTGGATGGCGATGAATGGCCTTAAAGCCATTGCTGAAGGTCTGGAACACGGCGGCACGGAACATGCTATCGAGGTGGAAGAAGCGCTGCGTGTGAAATCACTGATCCCCCTGAATCGCATGCTGGATTTTGCTGCCCAACTTAGATTACGGACGCAGGCTAAAGCGCTGTAA
- the zitB gene encoding CDF family zinc transporter ZitB gives MSSSLLPQDKNSRRLLLAFLVTVIFMVAEVIGGLVSGSLALLADAGHMLTDAAALLVALLAVRFAKRKPNTRHTFGYLRLTTMAAFVNAAALLVIVVLIVWEAIARFFNPQPVMGTTMLVIAIAGLFANILAFWLLHQGQEKANINVRAAALHVLGDLLGSIGAVAAALIIMYTGWTPVDPILSVLVSCLVLNNAWRLLRESFHELLEGTPEEIDINKLRRDLSLSIPEVRNVHHVHVWQIGEQRLMTVHVQVVPPHDHDALLYRIQHHLLEKCRIGHATIQMEYGQCEAPDCEMNEIPVTRAGHDHHGHSHAHHHH, from the coding sequence ATGTCTTCTTCCCTGTTACCACAGGACAAAAACAGTCGCCGTTTGTTGCTGGCTTTCCTCGTTACTGTGATTTTCATGGTGGCCGAAGTGATTGGCGGGCTGGTCTCCGGCTCTCTGGCGCTTCTGGCCGATGCAGGACACATGCTGACTGACGCCGCCGCGCTGCTTGTCGCATTGCTTGCCGTACGCTTTGCTAAACGTAAGCCGAATACCCGCCATACTTTTGGCTATTTGCGCCTGACGACCATGGCGGCCTTCGTCAATGCCGCTGCGCTGCTGGTGATTGTCGTTCTGATTGTCTGGGAAGCCATCGCGCGATTCTTTAATCCACAGCCGGTGATGGGCACCACTATGCTGGTGATCGCCATCGCTGGCCTGTTTGCCAATATTCTGGCCTTCTGGCTGCTGCATCAGGGCCAGGAAAAAGCCAACATTAATGTGCGTGCCGCCGCGCTGCACGTTCTGGGTGATTTGCTGGGGTCAATTGGGGCGGTCGCTGCGGCGCTGATCATCATGTATACCGGCTGGACACCTGTGGACCCGATTTTATCAGTGCTGGTTTCCTGCCTGGTGTTAAACAATGCCTGGCGGTTGCTGCGGGAGAGTTTCCATGAGTTGCTGGAAGGCACACCGGAAGAGATCGATATCAATAAACTGCGCCGGGATTTATCCCTGAGTATCCCGGAGGTGCGCAACGTGCATCACGTTCACGTCTGGCAGATTGGTGAACAGCGTCTGATGACCGTGCACGTGCAGGTTGTTCCACCGCACGATCACGACGCGCTGCTTTACCGCATTCAGCACCATTTACTGGAAAAATGCCGCATCGGCCATGCCACGATACAGATGGAATATGGCCAGTGTGAAGCACCGGATTGTGAGATGAATGAAATTCCGGTGACCCGCGCCGGGCACGATCATCATGGTCATAGCCATGCACATCATCACCACTGA
- the pnuC gene encoding nicotinamide riboside transporter PnuC gives MDFFSTSNILVHIPLGKGGYDLSWIEAVGTLFGLLCIWYASKEKLINYPFGLINVTLFAIIFFQIQLYASLLLQIFFFAANIYGWYAWSRQTADQEAELQIRWLPRGKALIWGVVCIAGILLMTFNIDRVFATLTLVAVNLMQALGLNVQMPELQPDAFPFWDSSMMVLSIVAMLLMTRKYVENWLLWVIIDVISVAIFAYQGVYAMALEYVLLTLIALNGSWLWIKSAKQNGSQPLQPA, from the coding sequence ATGGATTTTTTCAGTACCAGCAATATTCTGGTTCATATACCGCTTGGAAAGGGCGGATATGACCTGTCGTGGATTGAAGCTGTAGGCACCCTTTTTGGATTGCTCTGCATCTGGTACGCCAGCAAAGAAAAGCTGATCAACTATCCTTTCGGTCTGATCAACGTCACATTGTTTGCGATCATCTTTTTCCAGATCCAGCTTTATGCCAGCCTGCTGCTGCAGATTTTCTTCTTTGCCGCGAATATCTACGGCTGGTATGCCTGGAGTCGTCAGACAGCCGATCAGGAAGCTGAATTGCAGATCCGCTGGTTGCCGCGTGGCAAAGCGCTGATATGGGGCGTAGTGTGCATCGCAGGCATTCTGCTGATGACCTTCAACATTGACCGCGTTTTTGCCACCCTGACGCTAGTGGCGGTGAATCTGATGCAGGCGCTGGGGCTGAATGTGCAGATGCCTGAACTGCAACCTGATGCCTTCCCGTTCTGGGATTCGTCAATGATGGTGTTGTCGATTGTGGCAATGCTGCTGATGACCCGAAAATATGTCGAGAACTGGCTGCTGTGGGTCATCATTGATGTCATCAGCGTCGCGATTTTCGCTTATCAGGGCGTTTATGCGATGGCGCTTGAATACGTGCTGCTGACGCTGATTGCACTGAACGGTTCGTGGCTGTGGATCAAAAGTGCAAAGCAAAACGGTTCTCAGCCTTTGCAACCGGCCTGA
- the aroG gene encoding 3-deoxy-7-phosphoheptulonate synthase AroG, with protein sequence MNYQNDDLRIKEIKELLPPVALLEKFPATDKAAKTVSQARNAIHKILKGNDDRLLVVIGPCSINDPKAAKEYAARLLKMREELQGELEVVMRVYFEKPRTTVGWKGLINDPHMNNSYQINDGLRIARKLLLDINDSGLPAAGEFLDMITPQYLADLMSWGAIGARTTESQVHRELSSGLSCPVGFKNGTDGTIKVAIDAINAAGAPHCFLSVTKWGHSAIVNTSGNNDCHIILRGGKKPNYSAQDVQEVKEGLKKGGLPARIMIDFSHANSSKQFKKQMEVCEDVCGQIAGGEQAVMGVMVESHLVEGNQSLDSGEPLLYGQSVTDACIGWEDTEVLLRNLANAVKARRG encoded by the coding sequence ATGAATTATCAAAACGACGATTTACGCATTAAAGAAATCAAAGAACTTTTACCTCCGGTTGCCCTGCTCGAAAAATTTCCCGCCACTGACAAAGCGGCAAAAACAGTTTCTCAGGCTCGCAATGCCATTCATAAGATACTGAAAGGAAACGATGATCGCCTTCTTGTCGTCATCGGGCCGTGCTCTATTAACGATCCGAAAGCCGCGAAAGAATACGCTGCCCGTTTGCTGAAAATGCGTGAAGAGCTGCAAGGTGAGCTGGAAGTGGTGATGCGTGTTTATTTTGAAAAACCGCGCACTACGGTGGGCTGGAAAGGGCTCATTAATGATCCGCACATGAATAACAGCTACCAGATTAACGACGGTTTGCGCATTGCCCGCAAACTGTTACTGGATATTAATGACAGCGGTCTGCCAGCGGCGGGCGAGTTCCTGGACATGATTACGCCACAATATCTGGCGGATTTAATGAGCTGGGGTGCCATCGGCGCACGTACCACGGAATCTCAGGTACACCGTGAGTTGTCCTCCGGCTTATCTTGCCCGGTTGGTTTCAAAAACGGCACCGACGGTACCATTAAAGTGGCGATCGACGCCATCAACGCGGCTGGCGCGCCGCATTGCTTCCTGTCTGTCACCAAATGGGGGCACTCCGCTATCGTGAACACCAGCGGGAATAACGACTGCCATATCATTCTGCGCGGCGGCAAAAAGCCAAACTACAGTGCTCAGGATGTGCAGGAAGTGAAAGAAGGCCTGAAAAAAGGCGGACTGCCAGCCCGTATCATGATCGATTTCAGCCATGCCAACAGCAGTAAGCAATTCAAAAAGCAGATGGAAGTGTGTGAAGACGTTTGTGGTCAGATTGCGGGTGGCGAACAGGCGGTGATGGGCGTGATGGTCGAAAGTCATCTGGTCGAAGGGAATCAGAGCCTCGACAGCGGTGAACCTCTGCTTTATGGCCAGAGCGTGACCGATGCCTGCATCGGCTGGGAAGATACCGAAGTGCTGCTGCGTAATCTCGCGAACGCCGTTAAAGCGCGTCGCGGATAA